AGGACCCCTCCAGCAGTGTCTTGGGACAGATGAAAAATTTTTTTGGAGGGGGATGAGGAGCAAATGAGATGTTTCTGGGCAGCAGGATGGCTGGGGTCTGCCCTACCAATGCCAACTCCTCCACTTGTCCCGTTGGGATGGGACATGGGACATGGATTCCAGTACAGAGGCTTGCACACAAGATCTGCCCATACTGCAGCCAGCCTGGGTGCAGTTCCCTCCGAGGTCACAAGTGtcacaaaaaaaccctccaaaCATTGTGCCTATACCTTCCCCCAGTGACAATTTCCTCCCTACCAGACAAGGGTTACATTTCTGATAAGAGCTTCATGGAAGTATCTACTGTAAAACCACAACCACATCGCACCCTCCTCACCAAGATGCTTGAAGCAGTGCGGTGCTCAGGATGTGCACAGATGATGCTCTGGAGAGGATGTGCTCTCCCTGAGTtgcccttttttcctccctcctgctcATCCCTTCTGCAGCATCAGCCCGGCCAAGCCGTTGGCTACCTGCCCACCCCTCTCATGGCAGAGAAACTAATTCCAAGCGAGGTGTGCGCTCTGCTGAAGCGAATCGGGCAGGACTGGGCACCGCTCCGTGCCCCATCTGGCCTCCTGGGGGTGCTCGCACTTCTCCTCTCCCAGGCTCGAACGAAATTTCCTGCGTGCACTGCTCAGGCGGGCGCGGCGGGGCTGCGCTGCTCCGCTCCGGTGCTGCGCGGCGATGGAGGACCCCCGAGGAGCGCcgctgaggctgctgctggggctgctctcctTCCTCGTCTCCCACGGTAAGCCACGctccttctcctcttctccagtaGCGCGGGCTGCCCTACCGGGGTGAGACTGGGGGGTTCTTAACTTCCTCGGGTTTTTGGGGCAGAGGGGATAAGCGTTGCCTCCAGACGCGGAGTTTCAAGCGACGGGGAAACGGGACCATGGGGCAGTGGCTGTTGTAAACCTTTGCTCgccagctgtttgtttttcatcctTCTTCCTTCACTGTGTTGGGACACGTGCAGCATGAAGGCAGCCCCCCGCCGGCACCCCGAGCTCAGCCGGGCTGGAAAGCCCGCTGTCGGCAATGCACGGAGGCAGCGTGTtggagctgctctctgtgcagatgctctgctctgctgtaaTCGCCGTGCAGCATTTGTGCATGCACGAAAGGGATGTGCCAAGTAGCTCTGTACTGGGCTCGCCTTCTCCCTCTATGTCAGGACAGCACACATTTCTGCTGGCGCATCCCCAGAAAGAACACATCTGGAACTGGGGAAGGAGCTCCGGCAGGGCTGTGCTTGCAGAGGTTTGTCTGCTCTTGGTGCTTCTTTCTGCCCTCTTTATACAACCTTGGATGCTCAGTGTTAGCCCACTGCCAAAAGAATGGAGCTTCTTGCAACAGCACGGCCGCCAAAACTTTCCATAGCCCAGCTAATGCTAGCTGGATTGGATGGAGAAGTGGAACTCTTGGAGACATCCAGCTCCTACATAGTTTTAGAATGGCAGCAGCATGGATGATGCTTCAGATCAGCCCCTCTCCTCCATGGGGAAGGCAGAATCCCAATTTCCAAACTCATAACCCAAGCAGAAACCTGGTGCTGTGGCCCCATCCCTGGGCTCGGGCTGAGCTGCGACCCGCAGCAGCTGGGGGCAGGCAAAGAAACTGGTGGTTTGCCACGTGCCACCACTGCAGTTTTGCTTTGAGtttttctgggaaagaaaacaaaaaggcaaagcCACACAGGTTTGCATTGGCAGCAGGTCAAAGCAACTCCCTGATGCTGTCCCTGAGATGGACACCACATACCAGGGACTGCCCCCCAGCTCCCATGTACTAGAGCCATTTGGCTCCGTGGGAGATAAGGGCCAATaacacagctttttttcctgcatcctctttctttctttctttccttattccTCCTTGCTGCAAAGATTTGTGCCAAGGTAGGCGCAGCCCTGTGCTCAGCCATCTGAGAGCTCCAAAGCACAATGACAGCATGGCAACAACAACCTCAGGGCATGGCTGCATGAGGCTGCTTGGTACAAATGCTCTCACTTAACATTTTGCCATGAGTTTGCACTGAGTTTCCATCCCAGTTGCTCCCAGCATCCCTGGACCACTTTTGATGGGCATGGACCTCCAAAGCAACCCAGTGCACAGATACTCCCTTTGCTACCAGGGCATAACACAACCAGGGCGCAGGCTCCCAAACCGAGCCAGTGGGGATGAGAGGGACGGCCCCTCTTTTTTTTGGGAAAACAAAGGCTGTGGCAGACACTTCCTCCAATAGAGCCCCCGCTTCCCTTCTCCGGGCTCCTGGGGCCGTGCTGTGAATGGGGCACTTCCCGTGGTGCAGGTAGCACAGCCTCCTTGGAGGTGCCTTTGTGCCGATGGCAGGGTGTGGGGCTTGCTGTGGGGCCTATGGCTTAAGTGGGGTGGGAGCAGCACATGGAGCATTTTCGCTTTCGCTCTCTCAGCATGGTGATGGTAGAAGCCCTGCATCGTGGAAGGTGCTCAGTTGGGGTGGAGGTGATGGGAGCTCTGTCTCAGCTGGAGGGTGACCTGCGGGACACTCGGCACACCCGCAGCTTCTTGCTGCCTGCTCGATATAGCAAGTGAAAAACCTCAAAGCGAAACGGCGCAGAGTGATGGAACAACAGGATGTTATTGAGATGCAAGAGCACGCTGTCCTAATGCCCTCTTCTCTAAACATCCCTGAGAAGCTCAAAAAAAACCAAGGCGCAACTCTCCAGCCCCTCACATGCCCCTGGCTGAGCAGGGGAGGAATTTCTGTGAGCAGTTTTGGTTTCAGGCTCCTTGCAGCAGTAGCAGCCAgttccccttctgctctgcagcactgaaaaacaAGCAGGGTGGGACCCTCTCCCCACCTCGTCTCAGGGGCATGGCCTCCTCCtgtgtcttttctctttttttttttttgtttttcttctcctttttttttctcctatttttttcttttccctctatTAACCAGCTGTCGACACAAGCTATGGGGAAACAGGAGCAGCAGAGTGCGATGCAACCAAACCAAGATACTCGTATTTCCTCATTTGCCAGCCATATCCCCTCCCCCTCTTCCTCTCCAGCTCCCTTTGCACCCTTTGCAGGGCTCCCCTGCCCCTTCGCCCAGACCcccacccacagccccacactgtGCTCCCCACAACCTTCAGGCCACCTGCTGCTGTTAGGAGATGCTCAGTGCTTACTTTCAAGTATGTTTGGACCTACAGAAGAAGGGCAGGTTCTGTTTCCCATCTCCCCCCCTTTTAGGATATTCAGCACCTTCTCAGCCTCAAGTCTCGTACCATAGGAGAGAAAGACTCCTGGCCATCACCATGCCATAGCAGATGCCCACACTCGGGTCCCTGTGGGTGATGCCCCTTGCATCCTCACGGTGTCCTTGTTCTCCTGCTGGCAGGAGGGACAGCAGCGTTCCTGGTGACAGCCCCATACACGCTCTGCATCTGTCCCGAGGGCCAGAACGTCACCCTGAGCTGCCAAGTGAGTGGACCGCTTGCCGACCACCACGACCTGATCTTCAAAACCTGGTACTTCAGCAACAATGGTgaccagagctgctctgagaaGCGACACATTCGCAACCTGACTGAGAAGGAGCTGCACCACGATTCCGGCCGGCACCACGGCACTGCTGCCAACAGCACCGCGAGGTTCTCCCATGGATCACCGGGTGGTCACCGTGGCGTGGAGTTCGTCCCTGACCACCATGGGGCTTTCCACATTGTGGTGATGAACCTGACGCTGCAGGACAGTGGGAATTACTGCTGCTACGCCATGGAGACACGGCGGGAGCACGGGAAGGTCCATACCCTGCGTGTAGCTCACGGCTTCGTGGAGCTCCAGATCCAGAGGGGTGAGCAGGGATGCAGAGGCATGGGATGCCCCAGGTGGGGTGCACTGGGGTATGggagctggagagcagcagatgTCAAAGGGTTGAAGGAGGGACAGGGAGCATAGGAACAACcgaattggaaaaaaaagaaaaaaaaaatatcagtgggGGCTGGAAAACACAATTAGAAGCGTGTTACATAGTTTCAGTGATCTTCTTTGACCttttgcaggagaaaaggaaaacaaatcttaGTATAAGAGGCTGCGGGGCCAGGCAAAGGAGCCCCTGACACTGTTCTGGCTCTGGTCTGGCTTTTGGGAAGGGCTGGCTCCTGGCGTGGGGCTGGATCCCATGATGCCACTGCTCTgaaggagtggtgatgcagtggcacagctgctcagggaggtgggggagtgactgtcctggaggtgttgcagagccatggagatgtgtcTCTGAGGGATGTGGGTGATGGgcaggtggggatgggctgagcAAGCTGAGAaggcttttccaacctgaatgattctgtgattccatttaTCTGATTTTCTCATTGGGAAAGGGAAGCTGGTAGGTGCTATTTGAACTAGTTCCTGAGGTCTCATGTACTTTGGTCTTCTCCTCCACAGGCAGAGGAGCAATTCAGAACTGCACCTTTCACACTGCTACCAGCAAAGGTAAATGAAGAAAGAGAACACCTCTTCCCTATGCAGTGCATGCTCTCCCAGCTCACATGCTGCCTGAGGGCTGGGTGCTCGCTCCAGGTACACGGCAGCTCAGGTACACCCTCAGAGCTGGTGCAGCCGCGCTGTCACTGTCTGTCCATCTCGCTGGTTGATAAATCCATTTTGTTAAACCTGGTTTGAGATCCAACTCTTACTCTTGTGCTCTGCTATTGCAGATATCACGGCTGCCGCGCTGGCAACGGCCGCCTGCATCGTGGGCATCCTCTGCCTGCCCCTCATCTTGCTCCTGATTTACAAGCAGCGGCAAGCGGTCAGCCACAGACGTACGTACCTCTGGATGCTCCCCATCCAGGGACCAGGGGGATCCATTCTGGGACACCACCGGCCACGTAGTTTTGCTCACTAAGCCATTGGGCAGTGATAGGGCTCCAATAGAAGCCCTTGGGGAAGTGGTTTTTGCAGAAGCGGTGGGAGCGATGCCAGCATGAGGACAGGAACCATGCTTTCGACATCCATCCCCAGCCGTGACAAAATGAGCACAGCCAACCCGCAATATTGCAAAATGCACACCCAGGGAAGGGTGTGCAAGGAGGAGGCAAAGCCCCAGCGCTTAATGCTGGGGGTAGAGGTGTTGCTGGAACACTTGGGCAGGGGGCTGCAACAGGATGGGTGTGATGCTGAGTGCAGGCAGATGACGCTGATGCTGTTTTGCCTTTGGCAGGTGCTCATGAGCTGGTTCGAATGGAGAGGTAAGCATGTGCTTCCCCAAATCCCCAGCACCCCAAAACCACCCTGTCCTGCTCAGCCTCCCATTGGGGTGCAGCTGAGGTCAAATCCACTCTGTCACTTCCCGTGCCCGGAGCCACCAGTGTGAAACAGGACCCTGAAATACAAATGCAGATCACCTGTGGCAGAATGCTGCCAATGCAGTGAAACCTCAGCTTCCTCCCAGATTTACGAAAAGGGCATCTttcagagaagggaagagatgaGAATGAAACTTTTCAGCAAAAGTAGGCTCGTAGTGGCTCCATCATCCCACACAGCCAGATGCTTCCACACTAACAAGGAACAGCAGCCCCCCAGTCAGAGCATCAGAGCTGGCTGTCAGCCTTaaggcagggctggggggatTTTAGTCATGCAATGCTCGCACAGggagccatcagctgcaccctGCCAGGCCTTGCAGGAGGGCAATAAAATGAGTGTCTGTATCCTCTGGCccctctctgcacagctgcGCCTCTGTGCTCTGCGCACTCCCCACACAGAGCATCCTCAGTTCAAAGAGATGCACATTGTCATTGCACAAAGCAACGTGCTGGAAGGCTTTGCAATAAGGAGACCCTGTAGCATCCCTCACTCCCTCtcttctcctgcagcagtgcccagggCATCGAGAACCCTGTCTTTGAGGCGCTCCCTGcgggcagtgctgagcagcgGCCCCGGCCCCAGCTCTCCTACCTG
This portion of the Meleagris gallopavo isolate NT-WF06-2002-E0010 breed Aviagen turkey brand Nicholas breeding stock chromosome 8, Turkey_5.1, whole genome shotgun sequence genome encodes:
- the VSIR gene encoding V-type immunoglobulin domain-containing suppressor of T-cell activation → MEDPRGAPLRLLLGLLSFLVSHGGTAAFLVTAPYTLCICPEGQNVTLSCQVSGPLADHHDLIFKTWYFSNNGDQSCSEKRHIRNLTEKELHHDSGRHHGTAANSTARFSHGSPGGHRGVEFVPDHHGAFHIVVMNLTLQDSGNYCCYAMETRREHGKVHTLRVAHGFVELQIQRGRGAIQNCTFHTATSKDITAAALATAACIVGILCLPLILLLIYKQRQAVSHRRAHELVRMESSAQGIENPVFEALPAGSAEQRPRPQLSYLGGRQLSESGRHLLSEPSTPLSPPGPGECFFPTLDPVPDSPNSLKA